GTATATTTAATGGCATTAGACAGCAAATTCTTAACCACTAACCCAATGCTGTCTTGATCAACCAAAAACAGTTTATCGCTAGAGAAGCCTGTTAAATGAGTGCATAGAGAGATCTCCCTATCCTGAACTAAAGGCTGAAATTGTACAGTGAGCAACTCAGCAAATTGCGCTAAATTTAATGGTACTTGCTTAGAAGACTTTCCTCTGGCGTTAAGCAATACCTGATTAGCCAGATCTGCCAATGACATGGCTGTAGAAATGATCACATCACAGTACTGACTGTATTTCAGTGGTTCTCTCGGAGCTTGCTTAATTAACTCAGCATGGCCAACAATCGCATTTAAAGGCGTTCTTAATTCATGACTGAGCAGTGTTAAAAAACGCTCTTTTTTTTGTGATTCTCTTTTTGCTTTTGAAGTAAGCTCAACCAATTGTTGCTCTTTTCGACAACTACATAATAAACACAACGAAAAACACAAAATTAAAGGCATTACAATAACAGACAAAGAGAAAAACTGATTCACCCAATTATTGGTTCCCAATGTGTCTGTATGTTCAAAGTTCCCCAACATACCCAGCCGCAGAGTAAAAACACTCAGCAAGCATATGCAAGCAATCGCAAACGTCCAATGGGCTGGAGAAAAAGACGCTAGGCTCTTATTCTGCCCCAAATATAATGCGCGCAGGCTGAGCACCATAGCAAGTAGCCAGACTAAGTAATTAACGACGACTCTGACTAAAAAGCTCGGCTCGACAAAAGTAAAATACACAAAACTTGGTAAAAATATACCTACTAAAATATACCAAGGAAGATGATAAGACTGTACGGAGAAAAACCTTTCAACTCCACGAGTGAGCATAAACAACCCACCAAGGATAAGCGTGTTAGGCACCATTATTGACCAAATAGGCGACAGGGCTAGTGAGGCTTGAAACATACATGCAATCGCGGCGCAACATACAAAACCAAACCACAAGCGCGTACCCGGTGTTTGTTTATGGATCAACCAATTGACCATCATAAACACAGCACATACGCAGGTGGTTAACGCCAAAATTTGTAATAGTAGTTTAGGATCGCCCATGAATGAAAAGTTACAATATTTTAATTTATTACTAGTATTATATTACTAATAAAAACCACTAATAAAGAGAAAACTACCATTTATAGGGGCAAAATTAATTTATAGCCAACCCTTTTGTCTAGCAATACGAGCCGCATCAATTCGGTTTGTCGCATTTAATTTAGCAATTGCATCTGATAAATAATTTCTCACGGTGCCTTCGCTTAAATATAGCGCCTCTGCAATTTGCTTCGTTTTCAAACCTTCACCTGCAAGCTTTAGCGCTTTTCTTTCTTTATCAGAAAGGGGATCATTATCATCAAGCGCATTCATCGCCAGCTCTGGATCTATTACCTTCTGCCCTACAGAGACTTTCTTTAATGCATTAATCAAGTAATCACTCGGCGCTTCTTTTAGAATAAATCCCTTTACATTAGACTCCATAGCACGGCGAATATAGCCACTTCGAGAAAATGTCGTCATGATCACGACTTTTACTTTAGGGTATTGTTTTTGTATTTCCTGAGCCAACTCTAATCCTGTTACATTTGGCATTTCAATATCGCTAAGCACGATATCAGGCGTATTACGTGCGAGAAACTCAAGCGCTTGCTGGCCATCTTCAACTTGACCGACTACCTCCAAACCGGGTTCCAAACTCAGTAATGCGGCAATGGCATTTCTCACCAACGCTTGATCCTCAACCACTAAAATATTCATCTCTACTCCTTATTTTGGAAGTTGCGCCACCAGCTTATAACCATATGTTGTATTGATATGTATATGGCCACCAAGCTCTTCAATACGAGATTTTATCCCACGCAACCCATTTCCCCAGATAACAGAACCTACTTGACCATCATCCTCAACGGTAAGTTGATGATAATTGCTTTGCTCATTGAGAGAAATTTTTATCTGGGAAGCATTACTGTGTTTAAGCACATTCGTTACCGCCTCTTTAGCTACAAAACAAAAACAACTTTCTTTTTGTGCAGAAATAGCGCCATATTTAACCTCTTTGTGAACTTTGACACCTTTGTCCTGTAGGCGAGATGCCATCACATCCAATTGTGCTGTTAGTCCTAGCAGCTGCATACCGGATACGGCTTCTCTTACCTCTGATAAAGCAACCCGAGCAAGCTTGGCCACTTCTTGCGCCTCCGTATCTGCCTTCTCCAATAAACCTGCAGCAATGAATTTACTTGCAAGCTCTGACTTTAACGAAATAGAACTAAGCGAATGCCCCAGTAAGTCATGCAGATCCCTTGCGATACGCTCTCGTTCAGCAATTTTTGCTAATTGCTGAATTTGCTCTTTGCTTTTTCGTGTCACGTCGCTATGGACCCTATCTTTATACTCTACATAACCAAAACTGAATAACCCTAAAGAGACTACCAATGCAGGCCCGATAAAATATGCCCAATCATTCACTGGTATAAACAACAGAGTCACACCGGCGATGGATAGCAAAAGCAGCGTCAACATTAACCAACGCACAAAACCAATAAAACAAAACCCGATAAAATAAGCAATGTAGCCAAATAGTGTGCTCGTTCCTGGTGTGATCTGAGTTGTCAATATACAGATGAAAACCATTACCGATATCAAAGGGAGTACTTTATTCGACGGGTATTTCAGTGCTTTGCAGTAAATAAATACAAATACAATATAAGCAAGTAACTCACATGCAATTTCAACATGTGTATGTATATTCCAGCTTCGATACAATGGAAAAAAATAAAACACTGAAAAAAATAAATGACCATAATTGCCGAAAAAGTGCCTATTTGGTCTCGCTATATGCATTGAGTGTGTAAAGTGACCGACGCTTAAATTCATTACTGTTACTTTTCTAAGGTATATAGAATGTTATTTTTAATTTAACATGCTCAAGAGAAATCAATCAGTGACAACTGTCACTAAATTCATATAAATGTAGCAACCAACTCTATAAAAATAACTATGCAACAACATCAATCGGCTCTAATCAACCTACACCTTGCTGTTTTTCTTTTCGGCGGCACTGCGCTTTTCTCAAAATTAATCGCCCTTCCAGCATTAGACATTACAGTCTATCGCACTGCTATCGCTTTTATCGCGTTAGTGGTGATCCTCAAGGTGCAAAATAAGCAGCTCAAGCTCAACCAGATACGAGATTACTTTATTGTTATAGGGCTAGGGACTATTATCGGGATCCACTGGGTTACCTATTTTGCCGCTATGCAAATGGCGGGAATTGCAATTGGAATTATTGCGTTCTTCACCTACCCCGTGATCACGGTGCTGTTAGAACCTTTATTTAGTAAAGCACGTCTAAAAATAGCCGATTTATTCATTGCTATTGTGGTTATTTTTGGCATTTATTTAATGATGCCGAATACAGACTTAGGTGATCAGGTCACACTCGGAATTGTGACTGGGGTGATATCAGGTGCGTTTTTTGCCATACGTAACCTACTACAAAAAAAATACTTTTCCCAGTATGGTGGTCCACACACTATGCTCTATCAAACCTTGACTGCGGCTGTTATTTTATCCATGTTTGTAGACAACCCTCCGAGTACTTTGCCAATACAAGATATTTATTACCTGCTTCTAGCAGGCGTAGTTTTCACAGCAATTCCCCACTCGCTCTTTGCTCATAGCTTACGCTTCTTAAGTGCTACAACAGTCGGACTAATTTCATGCCTGCAACCCTTGTATGGCATTCTATTGGCTTATATGCTGTTATCTGAGACGACCAGTATGACAACACTGATTGGCGGAGCATTAGTGGTGAGTGCCGCCTTTTTTGAAACTTGGTCAATAACAAGGAAAAAATGATGATCCAAGTATTTGCACACCGCGGTGCCAGCGGTATGTATCCCGAAAACTCGCTAAGTGCAATTAGCGCAGCTTTAGAAGTGGATATAAATGGTATAGAGCTTGATGTACAAAGCTGTCGTGACGATTACGCCATCATTCACGATACTTGGTTAGACCGCACTACAAATGGTAAAGGCATGGTAAAATATGCGTCTAGAGCCGAATTAAACAATCTTGATGCAGGGAATGGAGAGGGGATCCCGACCCTGCAAGAAGTCTTTAATTTAATAGGTAAACAAGCGGATATTAACCTTGAGTTAAAGCACACATACGGCTTAGATAAGTTTGTGCACTACATTGAAAAAAATATACAAGAAAATATCATTGAACGCTCACAGCTCATCCTTTCTTCATTTGATCACCACCAATTAGTCTGGCTAAAACAAAAGCTTCCGTGGGTAAAAATCGGGGCATTAACCTCATCAATACCACTCAATTATGCTGAATTTGCACAACGTCTTCACGCCTATAGTATTCATGTAGACAAAAACTTCATTAACTATGAATTTGTTAATGATGCAAAGCAAAGAGGTCTAAAGGTTTATACTTACACCGTGGATAAACAACAAGATATAGAGCAAGTATTGGAGATGGGGGTTGATGGCATATTCAGCAATTACCCTTGCCACGCCAAGATGGTCGTCAACAAATGGCTTAACAGGTCAACTTAATACGGACTTTGAATCAACAACACTGGTTGATAAAAAATAACATTTAGTCAGGAAACCAAGGCTTACAAGCTTAAATAATTCCACTAAATGGTATACTTTAATAAGACTGACCGTAATTCTCTGACGCAGGACATAAGCTGAGTCAGTATTTACCC
This genomic window from Pseudoalteromonas luteoviolacea contains:
- a CDS encoding ATP-binding protein; the protein is MGDPKLLLQILALTTCVCAVFMMVNWLIHKQTPGTRLWFGFVCCAAIACMFQASLALSPIWSIMVPNTLILGGLFMLTRGVERFFSVQSYHLPWYILVGIFLPSFVYFTFVEPSFLVRVVVNYLVWLLAMVLSLRALYLGQNKSLASFSPAHWTFAIACICLLSVFTLRLGMLGNFEHTDTLGTNNWVNQFFSLSVIVMPLILCFSLCLLCSCRKEQQLVELTSKAKRESQKKERFLTLLSHELRTPLNAIVGHAELIKQAPREPLKYSQYCDVIISTAMSLADLANQVLLNARGKSSKQVPLNLAQFAELLTVQFQPLVQDREISLCTHLTGFSSDKLFLVDQDSIGLVVKNLLSNAIKYTEDGDITLAIKQQSSREKSSVIRFEVTDTGEGMTQGQVEQLFQPFSSFDPARSIAQSAGVGLMLCQQILEALGTQLHVSSKVGQGSSFYFDIELSQSNSEQVAIKGNLSEDDTAVQLCGDILVVEDNQLNQEILKHFLSSLGLNYEMAATLSAAESALRNSQFDVIFLDMHLTDGHGLDWYQTVFKHFQFQQAPVVVAITGDVDEQYQLAYREAGIEFFMAKPIQQAHLERLLCQLLMPTKHFLDEQNILDYSVIDALAETMSSQVLNAKLMYLNDRLDYEFAQLRGLADIQAFEALEEKLIQLEEEASVLGMSMLHVALQDVRLTMFDSLGADWQSLHSLAKQSAHKLSEYHSKVLQ
- a CDS encoding response regulator transcription factor → MNILVVEDQALVRNAIAALLSLEPGLEVVGQVEDGQQALEFLARNTPDIVLSDIEMPNVTGLELAQEIQKQYPKVKVVIMTTFSRSGYIRRAMESNVKGFILKEAPSDYLINALKKVSVGQKVIDPELAMNALDDNDPLSDKERKALKLAGEGLKTKQIAEALYLSEGTVRNYLSDAIAKLNATNRIDAARIARQKGWL
- a CDS encoding sensor histidine kinase, which codes for MNLSVGHFTHSMHIARPNRHFFGNYGHLFFSVFYFFPLYRSWNIHTHVEIACELLAYIVFVFIYCKALKYPSNKVLPLISVMVFICILTTQITPGTSTLFGYIAYFIGFCFIGFVRWLMLTLLLLSIAGVTLLFIPVNDWAYFIGPALVVSLGLFSFGYVEYKDRVHSDVTRKSKEQIQQLAKIAERERIARDLHDLLGHSLSSISLKSELASKFIAAGLLEKADTEAQEVAKLARVALSEVREAVSGMQLLGLTAQLDVMASRLQDKGVKVHKEVKYGAISAQKESCFCFVAKEAVTNVLKHSNASQIKISLNEQSNYHQLTVEDDGQVGSVIWGNGLRGIKSRIEELGGHIHINTTYGYKLVAQLPK
- a CDS encoding glycerophosphodiester phosphodiesterase, translated to MIQVFAHRGASGMYPENSLSAISAALEVDINGIELDVQSCRDDYAIIHDTWLDRTTNGKGMVKYASRAELNNLDAGNGEGIPTLQEVFNLIGKQADINLELKHTYGLDKFVHYIEKNIQENIIERSQLILSSFDHHQLVWLKQKLPWVKIGALTSSIPLNYAEFAQRLHAYSIHVDKNFINYEFVNDAKQRGLKVYTYTVDKQQDIEQVLEMGVDGIFSNYPCHAKMVVNKWLNRST
- a CDS encoding DMT family transporter → MQQHQSALINLHLAVFLFGGTALFSKLIALPALDITVYRTAIAFIALVVILKVQNKQLKLNQIRDYFIVIGLGTIIGIHWVTYFAAMQMAGIAIGIIAFFTYPVITVLLEPLFSKARLKIADLFIAIVVIFGIYLMMPNTDLGDQVTLGIVTGVISGAFFAIRNLLQKKYFSQYGGPHTMLYQTLTAAVILSMFVDNPPSTLPIQDIYYLLLAGVVFTAIPHSLFAHSLRFLSATTVGLISCLQPLYGILLAYMLLSETTSMTTLIGGALVVSAAFFETWSITRKK